In one window of Nodosilinea sp. PGN35 DNA:
- a CDS encoding iron-siderophore ABC transporter substrate-binding protein, producing MRPIAAIKTFSLAVFTAGWMVACKGIADIPGADLPEAQPAAPADCRTVAHSLGETEICGQPQRVVVLGPYLLEQVLALGAQPAGYGDHMVLHQGDYTDPARQIPYLGDRVTTQPVNVGLAYQPSIEAILGVQPDLILSPDYNAGQYATLSGIAPTLVFDVAGGQTHLREIGQALNQGDRAQTLIAATEDRVKAAQAEFAAAVAEHPNVLMLTSGDAQTFALISHSNSFCGALVKELGFQLLYPSGIQEAELRTPAAVSLEALPELNGADSIILLGFNWDSPMQSTAGAEFTNHQLNRLKQAWANNAIAQSLDASQAGRVYFIPAYLCLGLPGPIGTELYLNELKTQLLAPSEPHTP from the coding sequence ATGAGACCTATTGCAGCGATCAAAACATTCTCATTAGCGGTGTTTACGGCTGGATGGATGGTGGCCTGTAAAGGAATTGCCGACATACCAGGGGCTGACCTGCCGGAGGCTCAGCCCGCTGCCCCGGCAGACTGCCGCACCGTTGCCCACAGCCTGGGGGAGACCGAAATTTGTGGGCAGCCCCAGCGGGTGGTGGTGCTGGGGCCGTACCTGCTGGAGCAGGTGCTGGCGCTGGGGGCACAACCCGCCGGGTACGGCGATCACATGGTTCTGCACCAGGGCGACTATACCGACCCGGCCCGGCAAATTCCCTATCTGGGCGACCGGGTGACCACCCAGCCGGTCAATGTGGGGCTGGCCTATCAGCCCTCGATTGAGGCAATTTTGGGCGTCCAGCCCGATTTGATTTTAAGCCCCGACTACAACGCCGGGCAGTACGCTACCCTCTCAGGGATTGCCCCAACGCTGGTGTTTGACGTGGCGGGAGGGCAGACCCATCTGCGAGAAATCGGCCAGGCGCTGAACCAGGGCGATCGCGCCCAAACCCTGATCGCCGCCACAGAAGACCGGGTTAAAGCGGCCCAGGCCGAGTTCGCCGCCGCCGTGGCTGAGCATCCCAACGTGCTGATGCTGACCTCTGGAGATGCCCAGACCTTTGCCCTGATCAGCCACAGCAACAGCTTTTGCGGCGCGTTGGTCAAAGAGCTAGGGTTTCAACTGCTCTACCCCTCAGGCATTCAGGAGGCCGAGCTGCGCACCCCGGCAGCGGTGTCGCTGGAGGCGTTACCCGAGCTCAACGGGGCGGATTCGATTATTCTGCTGGGCTTTAACTGGGATAGCCCGATGCAGTCAACGGCGGGCGCTGAGTTTACCAACCACCAGCTCAACCGCCTCAAGCAGGCCTGGGCAAACAATGCGATCGCCCAGTCCCTCGATGCCAGTCAGGCCGGGCGAGTCTATTTCATCCCCGCCTACCTGTGCCTGGGCTTACCCGGCCCCATCGGCACCGAGCTGTACCTGAACGAGCTTAAAACCCAGCTTCTCGCCCCCTCAGAACCGCATACCCCATGA
- a CDS encoding TonB-dependent siderophore receptor has product MAQDTAALEAGIAPAQALPLSEVDRPTTTVADWLAQTPVVQITGVQIVERDGTLELTLQTTGELVGPTTAIAGNALIADIPNAVLALPEGGEFTAAAPLPGIALVTLSPLDDNQVRVAITGTDAPPVAQVSVGAASLVLSARPGDPAAGAPTDDTIQIAVTGEQANSGYVVPNASSATRTDTPLLEVPQAVQVIPRQVLEDQQITRVDDALRNVSSVSGRLGPFGNSTNLTIRGFTSDSFTAGPILRDGYRVNNSLGSQEIANVERIEVIKGPSSVLFGQADPGGLVNLVTVRPLAEPAYTVGLQLGSYGFVRPTLDLTGPVTADAALRYRLTAAYQREDGFRDFNTDANRFFLAPVVSWEIGDRTSLTVLTEYINEQVPFDLGLPAFGEAIANVPRSRILGEPDDFLRNRALTLGYDLTHQFSDSWTLNQGFRYVGQDYNVLTALPFLVDETTGDITRFFADRAYHSDDYTLQANVVGEFTTGSVEHRLLAGADLNLNRFDERYTRLNLANPLPLNIFNPVYGAPRPNFESLPPLPPFDTEHDRIGVFLQDQISFTDNVILVASLRYDSVNFRNLNSPASSRSDQAWSPRVGLVYQPADTVSLYANYSQSFTPNSGQTASGVPLDTQIARGFEVGAKAEFLDGNLFATLAYYNITKRNVATTDPNNPFFTIAAGEQRSQGIEFDIAGEILPGWNVIANYAYTDARVTQDNTIPVGNRLFNAPVHSAGLWTTYQIQAGNLQGVGFGLGVNYVGDRYGDLANSFTVGDYFLTNAALFYERDDWRMGLNINNLFDVNYISSTNNSRNFGNAPGAPLSIVGSVSVSF; this is encoded by the coding sequence ATGGCTCAAGACACGGCAGCGTTGGAGGCCGGGATTGCCCCTGCCCAAGCGCTACCCCTGAGCGAGGTCGATCGACCGACGACCACCGTGGCAGACTGGCTGGCCCAAACCCCGGTGGTGCAAATTACCGGGGTGCAGATCGTCGAGCGGGATGGCACCCTGGAGCTGACCCTGCAAACCACGGGGGAACTGGTCGGCCCGACGACGGCGATCGCAGGCAACGCCCTGATTGCCGACATTCCCAACGCCGTGCTGGCCCTGCCCGAGGGGGGTGAGTTTACTGCCGCCGCCCCCCTCCCAGGGATTGCCCTGGTCACCCTCAGCCCCCTGGACGACAACCAGGTGCGCGTGGCCATCACCGGCACCGATGCTCCCCCGGTGGCCCAGGTCAGCGTCGGTGCCGCCAGCCTAGTCCTCAGCGCCAGGCCGGGCGACCCAGCGGCTGGGGCCCCGACGGACGACACGATTCAAATCGCGGTGACGGGGGAGCAGGCTAACAGCGGTTATGTCGTGCCCAATGCCAGCAGCGCCACCCGCACCGACACCCCTCTGCTGGAGGTGCCCCAGGCGGTTCAGGTGATTCCTCGCCAGGTGCTAGAAGACCAGCAAATTACTCGCGTAGATGACGCCCTGCGCAACGTCAGCAGTGTCTCGGGTCGTCTGGGGCCGTTTGGAAACAGCACCAACCTGACCATTCGGGGGTTTACCAGCGACAGTTTCACCGCGGGGCCCATTTTGCGCGATGGCTACCGAGTGAATAACAGCCTGGGCAGCCAGGAAATTGCCAATGTTGAGCGCATTGAAGTGATCAAAGGGCCGTCTTCGGTGCTGTTTGGTCAGGCCGACCCAGGCGGGCTGGTCAACCTGGTCACCGTGCGCCCCCTGGCCGAACCTGCCTATACCGTTGGCCTTCAGTTGGGCAGCTATGGGTTCGTTCGCCCCACCCTCGACCTGACCGGGCCAGTCACCGCCGACGCCGCCCTGCGCTATCGCCTCACTGCCGCCTACCAGCGGGAGGATGGGTTTCGGGACTTTAACACCGATGCGAATCGATTCTTTCTTGCGCCAGTGGTGAGTTGGGAGATTGGCGATCGCACCAGCCTGACGGTGCTGACGGAATATATCAATGAGCAAGTGCCCTTCGATTTGGGATTGCCCGCCTTTGGGGAGGCGATCGCCAATGTGCCGCGCAGCCGCATTCTCGGTGAACCCGACGACTTTTTAAGGAACCGTGCCCTCACCCTGGGCTACGATCTAACCCACCAGTTCAGCGACAGCTGGACTTTAAACCAGGGCTTTCGCTACGTCGGCCAAGACTACAACGTGCTGACGGCGCTGCCCTTCTTGGTAGACGAAACGACCGGAGACATCACCCGCTTTTTTGCCGATCGCGCCTATCACTCCGACGACTACACCCTTCAGGCCAATGTCGTGGGTGAGTTCACGACGGGTTCTGTGGAACACCGGCTGCTGGCCGGAGCCGACCTAAACCTCAATCGATTCGATGAGCGATACACCCGGCTCAATCTGGCTAACCCGCTCCCCCTGAATATTTTTAATCCGGTGTATGGGGCTCCCCGGCCCAATTTTGAGTCGTTGCCCCCGTTGCCTCCGTTTGACACGGAGCACGATCGCATCGGCGTATTTCTACAGGACCAAATCTCCTTCACCGACAATGTGATTTTGGTGGCCAGTTTGCGCTACGACAGCGTCAACTTTCGCAACCTGAATAGTCCGGCCAGCAGCCGTTCCGATCAGGCCTGGAGCCCTCGGGTTGGCCTGGTCTACCAACCCGCAGACACCGTATCGCTCTACGCCAACTATTCCCAGTCCTTTACCCCCAACTCAGGACAAACCGCCAGCGGGGTGCCGCTCGACACTCAAATCGCTAGGGGGTTTGAAGTGGGAGCCAAAGCAGAATTTCTCGACGGCAACCTATTTGCCACTCTGGCTTACTACAACATCACTAAGCGGAACGTGGCGACCACCGACCCTAACAACCCCTTTTTCACGATCGCAGCCGGGGAGCAGCGCAGCCAGGGAATCGAATTCGACATTGCGGGCGAAATTTTGCCCGGCTGGAACGTGATTGCCAACTATGCCTATACCGATGCCAGGGTGACCCAGGACAACACAATTCCGGTCGGCAATCGTCTCTTTAATGCTCCAGTTCACAGCGCTGGCCTGTGGACGACCTACCAAATTCAGGCGGGCAATTTGCAGGGGGTGGGCTTTGGCCTGGGCGTCAACTATGTGGGCGATCGCTACGGCGATCTGGCCAATAGTTTCACGGTGGGCGACTATTTTCTGACCAATGCAGCCCTTTTCTACGAGCGAGATGACTGGCGGATGGGGTTAAACATCAACAACCTTTTCGACGTTAACTACATCAGCAGCACCAACAATTCTCGCAATTTCGGCAACGCTCCCGGAGCTCCACTGTCGATTGTGGGGTCGGTGTCGGTGTCGTTTTAG
- a CDS encoding DUF29 domain-containing protein, producing the protein MSQTQSLNSLYERDILLWSEDTVAKLKARDFDHLDIEHLIEEVESLGISQRKELISRLIVLLEHLLKRLYVNLPDDYNGWERTIRTQQGELEILLDAVPSLTSRWDFSFDKAWQIAPKNVRKEYTHFTFPLEWKYDRSIEPMLNRDFWLESSEENS; encoded by the coding sequence GTGTCCCAAACTCAGAGTCTAAACTCACTCTACGAACGAGATATTTTGTTGTGGTCAGAAGACACGGTTGCCAAGCTAAAGGCACGGGACTTTGATCACCTGGATATTGAGCATTTGATCGAAGAGGTCGAGTCATTGGGAATTTCTCAGAGGAAGGAGTTGATTAGCCGTCTAATTGTCTTGTTAGAACATTTATTGAAACGGTTATATGTAAACTTGCCTGATGACTACAACGGTTGGGAGCGAACGATTCGGACTCAGCAGGGGGAGCTAGAAATTTTGTTGGATGCAGTGCCCAGCCTGACCAGCCGTTGGGACTTTAGCTTTGATAAGGCTTGGCAAATTGCGCCAAAAAATGTGCGTAAGGAATACACTCATTTCACGTTTCCTTTAGAGTGGAAGTACGATCGCTCAATTGAGCCGATGTTGAATAGAGACTTTTGGCTGGAATCGTCTGAGGAGAACTCATAG
- a CDS encoding MFS transporter has translation MRTFITLWLGQLASSIGSAMTYFALTLWVWERTQSATAIALILVFYQLPQLAIALVSGLLVDRVSRKGLLIFSDIGSAICTISVGILAALHLLQVWHIYAIAAIIGCFGNVQSLTYATLIPLIVPPAHHSRASSLAAMIDFGAAILSPALAGLLYPLVGLLGITAVDMTTFAIALVTLLLVPIPAAQLPEPPDENPTERTTLWHRVTFGFRYIAAQPNLVALVVALSAFTFLHQIGEALYQPMILARTGGDAQVLGLVVAASGMGGVVGAIAFSLWNGFQRREVGILVGFMGTGASKLLLGMGSFPSLWAVARFGTSFHNPLILSSYMAVWYARVPPERQGRVLAADYLIGTVAMVLANLAAGPLADGVFEPWMANSSHHLSVIFGAGPGSGMALLQVVLAVGMLTLGLGGLGWERMRQRAGYRV, from the coding sequence ATGCGGACATTCATCACCCTCTGGCTGGGGCAGTTGGCCTCGTCTATCGGCAGCGCCATGACTTACTTTGCCCTCACCCTGTGGGTGTGGGAGCGCACCCAGTCGGCCACGGCGATCGCCCTCATTCTGGTGTTCTACCAGCTGCCGCAGCTGGCGATCGCGCTGGTGTCAGGGCTGCTGGTCGATCGCGTCTCCCGCAAGGGCCTGCTAATTTTCAGCGACATTGGCTCAGCGATTTGCACCATTTCGGTGGGTATTCTGGCCGCCCTGCACCTGCTTCAGGTCTGGCATATCTATGCGATCGCGGCCATCATTGGCTGCTTTGGCAACGTGCAGTCCCTCACCTACGCCACCCTGATTCCGCTGATTGTACCCCCGGCCCACCACAGCCGCGCCAGCAGCCTGGCGGCGATGATCGACTTTGGGGCGGCCATTCTCTCCCCGGCCCTGGCGGGGCTGCTCTACCCCCTCGTCGGCCTGCTGGGGATTACGGCGGTGGATATGACCACCTTTGCGATCGCCCTGGTGACGCTGCTGTTGGTACCCATCCCCGCCGCCCAGCTCCCAGAGCCGCCCGACGAAAACCCCACTGAGAGAACCACCCTCTGGCACCGAGTCACCTTTGGCTTTCGCTACATTGCGGCTCAACCCAACCTGGTGGCCCTGGTGGTCGCCCTGTCGGCGTTCACCTTCCTTCACCAGATTGGTGAAGCCCTGTATCAGCCGATGATTTTGGCCAGAACCGGCGGCGACGCCCAGGTGCTCGGGCTGGTGGTGGCAGCTTCGGGGATGGGGGGCGTGGTGGGGGCGATCGCCTTTAGCCTCTGGAATGGCTTTCAGCGGCGGGAAGTCGGCATCCTGGTCGGGTTTATGGGCACGGGGGCGAGCAAGCTGCTCTTGGGCATGGGGTCATTCCCCAGCCTGTGGGCGGTGGCGCGGTTTGGCACCTCGTTCCACAACCCGCTGATCTTGAGTTCGTACATGGCGGTGTGGTACGCCAGGGTGCCCCCCGAGCGCCAGGGGCGAGTGCTGGCCGCCGACTACCTGATCGGCACTGTGGCGATGGTGCTGGCGAATCTGGCCGCCGGGCCACTGGCCGATGGGGTGTTTGAACCCTGGATGGCAAATTCTAGCCATCACCTGTCGGTAATTTTTGGCGCTGGCCCGGGCAGCGGCATGGCGCTGTTGCAGGTGGTGCTGGCTGTCGGCATGCTCACCCTCGGGCTCGGGGGGCTGGGGTGGGAGCGAATGAGGCAGAGGGCGGGGTATCGGGTGTAG
- a CDS encoding Uma2 family endonuclease, whose protein sequence is MAQTKAKCLTFDDYLVYDDGSDRRYDLLQNGDLVAVPNESALNDYLARWLMMKLSAVVDLRLIVAHSLTLEVEPVGDSYRNRRPDLVVLRPEHLQLKSILKQTALPLGSPAPQLIAEIVSPGDTASDNYRRDYEWKRQQYQTWNVPEYWIIDPVRSKLTVLVLVDGWYQKTVYTGQQLVVSTVFSELLH, encoded by the coding sequence ATGGCGCAGACCAAGGCTAAATGTCTCACCTTCGATGACTATCTAGTCTATGACGACGGTTCTGATCGCCGCTACGACCTGCTGCAAAACGGAGATCTGGTCGCAGTGCCCAATGAGTCGGCGTTGAATGACTATCTGGCCCGATGGCTGATGATGAAGCTATCGGCTGTGGTTGACCTCAGACTGATTGTTGCCCATAGCTTGACCCTTGAAGTGGAGCCGGTAGGCGATTCCTACAGAAACCGGCGGCCCGACCTGGTAGTTTTGCGCCCGGAGCATTTGCAGCTCAAGAGTATTCTCAAACAGACCGCTTTGCCGTTGGGCTCGCCTGCGCCACAGCTAATTGCTGAAATCGTTAGCCCTGGGGATACCGCCAGCGATAATTACCGCCGCGACTATGAATGGAAACGGCAACAATATCAGACCTGGAACGTCCCAGAATACTGGATTATTGACCCAGTGCGCTCAAAACTAACCGTGCTGGTGCTGGTGGACGGTTGGTATCAGAAAACGGTCTATACAGGCCAGCAGCTGGTGGTCTCAACAGTGTTTTCTGAGCTATTGCACTGA
- a CDS encoding ABC transporter ATP-binding protein gives MATRTPQPLLRLLQYGKPYRLRVLGATACSILNTIFDLAPPYLIGIAIDVVVNEENSLIARFGLASITGQLAMLALLTLLLWSLESLTEYAYSRLWRNLAQTLQHGLRVDAYSHLQELELSYFEDRSSGMLLSVLNDDINQLERFLNFGAHNSLHFFTTVLFVGGTFIALAPGVSWWAMAPIPFVIWGTAIFQAKLEPRYADVREKSGLISSRLANNLSGIATIKSYTAEAYERDRVTVESNAYRQSNARAIALSAAFVPLIRIVILIGFTATLFLGGIAVANGQLSAGTYGFMVFIIQRLLWPFTDLSELMDEYQRAMASVRRVMGLLDTPVAIPQGQLPLPLGTARGEVQFEDITFAYDGRHPVLKSLSLQVPAGATIGIVGATGSGKSTLTKLLLRFYDVQSGRILIDGIDICDLNLSDLRQGIGWVSQDVFLFHGTVAENIRYGSFDATREQIIQVAKLAAAHEFIAQLPQGYDTIVGERGQKLSGGQRQRLAIARAILKDPPVLILDEATSAVDNETEAAIQKSLAVITKGRTTIAIAHRLSTIRQADCIYVIDKGHIVEQGSHDELLSLKGIYAGLWQVQSGAIVGVGAEG, from the coding sequence ATGGCAACTCGCACCCCTCAGCCCCTTCTGCGCCTCCTCCAGTACGGCAAACCCTACCGGCTCCGGGTTTTGGGGGCCACGGCCTGCTCTATTCTCAACACCATTTTCGACCTGGCCCCGCCCTACCTGATCGGCATCGCCATCGATGTGGTGGTGAACGAAGAAAACTCCCTGATCGCCCGGTTCGGCCTGGCCAGCATCACCGGGCAACTGGCGATGCTGGCCCTGCTCACCCTGCTGCTCTGGAGCCTGGAATCACTGACGGAGTACGCCTACAGCCGACTGTGGCGCAACCTGGCCCAGACCCTACAGCATGGACTGCGGGTCGATGCCTACAGCCATCTGCAAGAGCTGGAGCTGAGCTACTTTGAAGATCGCAGCTCCGGCATGCTGCTGTCGGTGCTCAACGACGACATCAACCAGCTTGAGCGATTTTTGAACTTTGGTGCCCACAATAGTCTGCACTTTTTCACCACCGTGCTCTTTGTCGGCGGCACCTTTATTGCCCTGGCTCCGGGGGTGTCCTGGTGGGCGATGGCTCCGATTCCGTTTGTGATTTGGGGGACGGCAATATTTCAAGCCAAACTGGAGCCGCGCTACGCCGATGTGCGCGAGAAAAGCGGACTGATCAGCAGTCGGCTGGCCAACAACCTGTCTGGCATTGCCACCATCAAGAGCTACACCGCAGAGGCCTACGAGCGCGATCGCGTCACCGTTGAAAGCAATGCCTACCGCCAGAGCAACGCCCGTGCGATCGCCCTCAGCGCCGCCTTTGTGCCGCTAATTCGGATTGTGATTTTAATCGGGTTTACCGCCACCCTGTTTCTGGGAGGCATCGCGGTCGCCAATGGGCAGCTGTCCGCAGGTACCTACGGCTTTATGGTATTCATCATTCAGCGGTTGTTGTGGCCCTTCACCGACCTGAGCGAACTCATGGATGAGTACCAGCGGGCCATGGCCTCGGTGCGTCGGGTGATGGGGCTTCTGGATACACCAGTTGCCATTCCCCAGGGCCAGCTGCCCCTGCCGCTCGGCACCGCGCGCGGCGAGGTGCAGTTCGAAGACATCACCTTTGCCTACGACGGGCGTCATCCGGTGCTAAAGAGCCTCTCATTGCAGGTTCCCGCTGGAGCAACCATTGGCATTGTCGGCGCAACGGGCTCGGGCAAAAGCACCCTGACCAAACTCCTGCTGCGGTTCTATGACGTGCAAAGCGGGCGAATTCTAATTGACGGCATTGATATTTGCGACCTCAATTTGTCGGACTTACGTCAGGGTATTGGCTGGGTCAGCCAGGATGTCTTTCTATTTCACGGTACGGTGGCTGAAAATATCCGCTACGGCAGCTTTGACGCCACTCGTGAGCAGATTATTCAGGTCGCAAAACTCGCGGCAGCCCATGAGTTTATTGCGCAACTGCCCCAGGGCTACGACACCATTGTCGGCGAGCGGGGGCAGAAACTCTCGGGCGGGCAGCGGCAGCGACTGGCGATCGCCCGCGCCATCCTCAAAGACCCACCAGTTTTGATTCTCGATGAGGCCACCTCGGCGGTGGACAACGAGACCGAGGCGGCCATTCAGAAATCCCTGGCGGTGATTACTAAAGGGAGGACGACGATTGCGATCGCCCACCGCCTTTCCACCATTCGCCAGGCCGACTGCATCTATGTAATAGACAAGGGCCACATCGTAGAGCAGGGCAGCCACGATGAACTGCTGAGCCTGAAGGGAATATATGCCGGGCTCTGGCAGGTGCAGTCGGGGGCAATTGTGGGCGTGGGGGCGGAGGGGTAA
- a CDS encoding iron-siderophore ABC transporter substrate-binding protein: MVTHTQGETCVPINPQRVVTLSLPTLGNTLALGIKPVGATNEVHQGSGSVTFVPGESEGIKLVGTAQPNLEAILQLKPDLIVGVDWFSSIYPELSQIAPTVLGTLGYSTWDQHFSFLAEALGKQEAERAVWDHYYQRIAELKSALGDRYNDQKISFIYLGKGQINIDTEDSFAGFVLRDAGLQRPASQMIEVPYTTYTVSAEEIEKADGDVLFVTTFSNDGSQAFEEIQQDPLWQNLKAVQNNRVYPVDFTSWSAGHILGVDGVIDDLFKYLVNNP, encoded by the coding sequence ATGGTTACCCATACTCAGGGGGAAACCTGCGTGCCAATTAATCCCCAGCGGGTTGTGACGCTATCTTTACCTACCCTGGGCAATACACTAGCACTGGGAATTAAACCCGTTGGCGCTACTAACGAAGTGCATCAGGGCAGTGGCTCAGTCACCTTTGTGCCCGGCGAATCTGAAGGCATCAAGCTAGTTGGCACTGCTCAACCAAATCTCGAAGCTATCTTACAACTCAAGCCAGATTTGATTGTTGGTGTGGACTGGTTCTCATCTATTTATCCAGAATTATCGCAAATTGCTCCGACTGTTTTAGGCACCCTTGGATACTCAACCTGGGATCAGCATTTCAGTTTTTTGGCTGAGGCCCTGGGCAAACAAGAAGCTGAAAGAGCAGTTTGGGATCACTATTACCAGCGCATTGCAGAACTCAAGTCGGCTCTGGGCGATCGCTATAACGATCAAAAAATCTCTTTTATTTATCTTGGAAAAGGTCAGATCAATATTGATACCGAAGATTCATTTGCGGGCTTTGTCTTGCGTGATGCAGGATTGCAGCGGCCAGCATCCCAAATGATTGAAGTGCCTTACACCACCTACACCGTTTCGGCGGAAGAAATAGAGAAAGCCGATGGTGACGTTTTGTTTGTGACTACATTTTCAAACGACGGATCCCAGGCTTTTGAAGAAATTCAGCAAGACCCCCTTTGGCAAAATCTTAAAGCGGTTCAAAATAATCGGGTTTATCCTGTAGATTTTACGTCATGGTCTGCGGGTCATATTCTTGGCGTTGATGGTGTAATTGACGATCTGTTCAAGTATTTAGTCAACAACCCCTAA
- a CDS encoding sucrase ferredoxin encodes MTISSLTADCQFCSVISKSNGEDPIGSARFAHGWLVMELPLPWTEDRFHSDPLLQPIHDLFHALYDQGIQVAPMAIAPDRDYSVPDLAQVFYYRRPNNAFAQFDKQTFRLPPAQIVGLINALLRQPDQLPQFAAYQQPTDSIRDIMVCTHGNIDVACARFGQPIYRQLRETYVGEWESRRVWRCSHFGGHQFAPTLIDFPTGQVWGHLEPQILAGLINRDCPVTQLRPFYRGWSGLNQYAQIVEREIWMQRGWDWLYYRKAAQVLAQDPDHEPWDADWAEVRLEFVPPDGQGAGAYEARVEAWGAVMTAHNSGAEPVPVKQYRVSRLVQVA; translated from the coding sequence ATGACTATTTCATCGTTGACCGCCGACTGTCAGTTTTGCTCGGTGATCTCCAAATCCAACGGCGAAGACCCGATCGGCAGCGCCAGGTTCGCTCACGGCTGGCTGGTGATGGAGCTGCCCCTCCCCTGGACAGAAGACCGCTTCCACAGCGACCCGCTCTTGCAGCCAATTCACGATTTATTTCACGCCCTCTACGACCAGGGCATCCAGGTCGCCCCAATGGCGATCGCCCCCGATCGCGACTATTCCGTTCCGGATCTAGCCCAGGTTTTCTACTATCGCCGCCCCAACAACGCCTTTGCCCAGTTTGACAAACAGACCTTCCGACTCCCCCCAGCGCAAATCGTTGGCCTGATCAATGCCCTGCTGCGCCAGCCCGACCAACTGCCCCAGTTTGCAGCCTATCAGCAGCCCACGGACAGTATCCGCGACATCATGGTCTGCACCCACGGCAACATCGATGTCGCCTGCGCCCGCTTTGGCCAACCCATCTACCGGCAGCTGAGGGAAACCTATGTGGGAGAGTGGGAGAGTAGGCGCGTCTGGCGCTGTTCCCACTTTGGCGGCCACCAATTTGCCCCGACGCTAATTGACTTCCCGACCGGGCAGGTCTGGGGGCACCTTGAACCGCAGATTTTAGCGGGGCTGATTAACCGAGACTGTCCTGTTACCCAGCTCCGCCCGTTTTATCGAGGCTGGTCGGGATTAAACCAGTACGCCCAGATCGTGGAGCGCGAGATCTGGATGCAGCGGGGCTGGGATTGGCTGTACTACCGCAAAGCGGCCCAGGTGCTGGCCCAAGACCCTGACCATGAGCCGTGGGATGCTGATTGGGCCGAGGTGCGGTTGGAATTTGTGCCCCCGGATGGGCAGGGAGCAGGAGCCTACGAGGCCAGAGTTGAGGCCTGGGGAGCGGTGATGACGGCTCACAACTCGGGCGCAGAGCCTGTCCCCGTGAAGCAATATCGGGTCAGCCGTTTGGTGCAGGTCGCTTAG
- a CDS encoding DUF1636 domain-containing protein gives MSKHTLFVCRSCHHASEERAKEQPADGARLLEQLKYLSTGQYPSDHFAIQPVACLWTCDKPCAAAFSAPHKPTYLFTNLPVYEAAAALLEFGQRYRERKTGNVPWEEFPKLLQSASIAKIPAVGR, from the coding sequence ATGTCCAAACACACCCTTTTCGTTTGTCGATCCTGTCATCATGCCTCCGAGGAGCGTGCTAAAGAACAACCCGCAGACGGCGCACGTCTGCTAGAACAGCTCAAGTATCTAAGCACAGGGCAGTACCCGTCCGACCACTTTGCCATTCAGCCTGTAGCTTGCCTGTGGACCTGCGACAAACCCTGCGCCGCTGCCTTCTCTGCCCCCCATAAACCGACCTACCTATTCACCAATTTGCCGGTTTATGAAGCGGCGGCGGCGCTGCTGGAGTTTGGCCAACGCTATCGCGAGCGCAAGACTGGCAATGTACCCTGGGAGGAGTTTCCCAAGCTATTGCAGTCGGCAAGTATTGCCAAGATTCCGGCAGTTGGAAGGTGA